The Oncorhynchus clarkii lewisi isolate Uvic-CL-2024 unplaced genomic scaffold, UVic_Ocla_1.0 unplaced_contig_8876_pilon_pilon, whole genome shotgun sequence genome includes a window with the following:
- the LOC139402492 gene encoding carbohydrate sulfotransferase 10-like, with protein MANPTDWNAVETRRRELLSAVCKNDSLKNLTHTSINKFVLDRIFVCDKHKILFCQTPKVGNTQWKKVLIVLNGEFSTVEEIPENLVHDHEKNGLPRLSSLTEKEITKRLATYFKFFIVRDPFERLISAFKDKFVKNPRFEPWYKHDIAPAIIRKYRKSHRDNDDNQATTGLRFEDFIRYLGDEPGRRRMDRQFGEHVIHWVTYAELCAPCDITYSVVGHHETLERDAPYILKAAGIERLVSYPTIPPGITRYNRTKVERYFSGISKRDVRRLYGRYQGDFSLFGYPSPDFLLN; from the exons ATGGCCAACCCAACAGACTGGAACGCTGTGGAGACGAGGCGTCGGGAGCTGCTGTCAGCCGTGTGTAAGAACGACTCCCTCAAGAACCTCACTCACACCTCAATCAACAAGTTTGTCTTGGACCGCATCTTTGTGTGCGACAAGCACAAGATCCTCTTCTGCCAGACCCCCAAAGTGGGCAACACTCAATGGAAGAAGGTCCTCATCGTTCTCAATG GAGAGTTCTCCACTGTGGAGGAGATCCCAGAGAACCTGGTTCATGACCATGAGAAGAACGGACTGCCCCGCCTCTCCTCTCTGACGGAGAAAGAAATCACTAAAAG GTTAGCCACATACTTCAAGTTCTTCATCGTCAGAGACCCGTTCGAGCGCCTCATCTCCGCCTTCAAGGACAAGTTTGTGAAGAACCCGCGCTTCGAGCCCTGGTACAAGCACGACATCGCTCCCGCCATCATCCGCAAGTACCGTAAGAGTCACCGTGACAACGACGACAACCAGGCGACTACGGGCCTGCGCTTCGAGGACTTCATCCGTTACCTGGGCGACGAGCCCGGGCGGCGCCGCATGGACCGTCAGTTTGGGGAGCATGTTATCCACTGGGTGACTTACGCGGAACTCTGCGCCCCATGTGACATCACGTACAGCGTCGTGGGGCACCACGAAACTCTAGAACGCGATGCCCCCTACATCCTGAAAGCTGCCGGGATCGAGCGTCTGGTATCGTACCCCACCATCCCCCCAGGGATCACCCGTTACAACCGGACCAAGGTGGAGCGCTACTTCTCAGGCATCAGCAAGCGGGACGTCAGGCGGCTTTACGGCCGGTACCAAGGTGACTTCAGCCTCTTCGGCTACCCGAGCCCGGACTTCCTGCTAAACTGA